Proteins encoded by one window of Girardinichthys multiradiatus isolate DD_20200921_A chromosome 14, DD_fGirMul_XY1, whole genome shotgun sequence:
- the LOC124880281 gene encoding complement C1q tumor necrosis factor-related protein 3-like, whose amino-acid sequence MCKFLKEFGAMKEKQKGMETSLKETENQVLELKKKETFKIAFSAATGGGGPIGPFSTTTTIIYRTVITNVGNAYNQHTGIFAAPVAGVYYFTFFYHAGGERIVSLALVKNNEVIMIAYDHKTSHDGADNGGNAAFLQLQQGDQVYMQLSENTHVWGDSQITTFSGALLYPL is encoded by the exons ATGTGCAAATTCCTCAAAGAGTTTGGTgccatgaaagaaaaacaaaaaggaatggAAACAAGCCTGAAGGAGACTGAAAACCAGGTTCTAGAACTGAAGAAGAAAG AAACATTCAAGATAGCATTCAGTGCTGCAACAGGTGGAGGTGGACCCATCGGGCCCTTCAGCACAACAACAACCATAATCTACAGAACAGTGATAACAAATGTGGGCAATGCCTACAATCAGCACACAG gtATTTTTGCTGCACCTGTTGCAGGCGTATACTACTTCACCTTCTTTTATCATGCTGGAGGAGAACGAATTGTGAGTCTAGCCCTTGTGAAGAACAACGAGGTTATTATGATAGCCTATGACCATAAAACATCACATGACGGGGCTGATAATGGAGGCAATGCAGCATTCCTGCAACTGCAGCAAGGAGACCAGGTGTATATGCAGTTGTCTGAGAACACTCATGTTTGGGGGGACAGTCAAATTACCACTTTCAGTGGTGCTCTTCTGTATCCACTTTGA